In the genome of Mucisphaera calidilacus, one region contains:
- a CDS encoding M15 family metallopeptidase has translation MQRKLIRLTTLLTLTLVAAACSSTQTGSAPTTADEAPTPAATTQPRTTPSISAEKKAALLIDYLADNSRHLSRLTPGYIYERLHHREDSAAICDAFDRLLVAVVPDAHQHLIDELELDFIHDPDTSSLDLLNYELKVHFSTFPWEANDYPGGPEGANEQLADIMVDALDIVRPERRANRSRTAVIRRDVVTDEIWAYMLAQWTPVPGEPDWKLNRHAVDAYVRMREAAAADGVTLKIRSGHRDPAKAKRNAARRGNHFATASFSAHSLGLAIDFALPDPKSDRVFDITTSPMPYVVAMRYSPVHKWMHLRGERFGWYPFQHEPWHWEFNPPGFREVFFADYPGGAPDMEPVFE, from the coding sequence ATGCAACGGAAACTGATCAGACTCACCACCCTCCTCACCCTGACGCTGGTTGCCGCGGCCTGTTCGAGCACGCAGACCGGCTCCGCCCCGACAACGGCGGACGAAGCTCCAACTCCAGCCGCCACGACGCAGCCCCGCACCACGCCGAGCATCTCTGCCGAGAAGAAGGCCGCGTTGCTGATCGACTATCTCGCGGACAACTCGCGGCACTTGTCGCGGCTGACACCCGGTTATATCTACGAGCGTCTGCATCATCGCGAGGACTCCGCCGCGATCTGCGACGCCTTCGACAGGCTCCTCGTCGCCGTCGTGCCTGACGCGCACCAGCACCTCATCGACGAGCTTGAACTCGATTTCATTCATGATCCCGACACATCGTCGCTCGATCTTCTTAATTACGAGCTCAAGGTTCACTTCAGCACCTTCCCCTGGGAAGCGAACGACTACCCCGGCGGCCCCGAGGGGGCCAATGAGCAGCTGGCCGACATCATGGTCGATGCGCTGGACATTGTGCGTCCGGAGCGACGCGCGAACCGATCACGGACCGCGGTCATCCGACGGGACGTCGTGACGGATGAGATATGGGCCTACATGCTGGCTCAGTGGACGCCGGTGCCGGGTGAGCCGGACTGGAAACTCAACCGCCACGCCGTAGACGCCTACGTACGGATGCGTGAAGCGGCGGCGGCCGACGGCGTCACGCTCAAGATCCGTTCGGGGCACCGTGATCCCGCCAAGGCCAAGCGGAACGCGGCTCGTCGCGGGAATCACTTCGCGACGGCCAGCTTCTCCGCGCATTCGCTGGGTCTCGCGATCGACTTCGCGCTGCCCGATCCCAAGAGTGATCGCGTCTTTGACATCACGACTTCGCCGATGCCCTACGTCGTGGCCATGCGCTATTCGCCCGTCCACAAGTGGATGCACCTGCGTGGCGAGCGGTTCGGGTGGTACCCCTTCCAGCACGAGCCCTGGCACTGGGAGTTCAACCCGCCCGGATTCCGCGAGGTTTTCTTTGCCGACTACCCCGGTGGCGCCCCCGACATGGAGCCCGTCTTCGAGTAA
- a CDS encoding purine-cytosine permease family protein, with protein MSTTTSKESAPVISEEYERQPVPASALKGPGKFWGMYAGEHAAGTEFMIGPLFLAWGVGAQDLILGLLLGNLMAVLSWRYLCAPIATSARMTLYYQLEKIAGVRLVTLYNLANGVLFCFLAGAMITVSATAVGIPFNMDMPAFGQLMPDSVLWVVIVAVVGIVISLIAAAGYDVVARFANAVAPWMVLVFLACIFLALPQLGVASLSEFWDAAGERIWVGKEDNRFTFWHIFFFAWFCNAAMHVGMSDLSVLRYAKKPSYGWASAAGMYIGHFMAWIAASLLYAVQLSEDPTNTAVLPGPMAWQAAGLAGVVCVIVAGWTTANPTIYRAGLAFQAIMPRQSRFVVTLIAGLVATVAGVFPAFAMRLLDFVGIYGTILAPIGAVIFADWYLSKRLGIQPFYADRQRVGINLAVLLAWAIPIGVSMYMIFGQGIFASFFPLPCWIATGLLFLLLSRVFNRGHVTNDEPAHAAADGDLPKE; from the coding sequence ATGAGCACCACGACCTCGAAAGAGTCTGCCCCCGTGATCTCCGAGGAGTACGAGCGCCAGCCCGTGCCCGCGTCGGCCCTCAAGGGGCCCGGCAAGTTCTGGGGCATGTACGCCGGCGAGCACGCGGCGGGCACCGAGTTCATGATCGGGCCTCTGTTTCTGGCCTGGGGCGTGGGGGCGCAGGACCTGATCCTCGGCCTGCTGCTCGGCAACCTGATGGCCGTGCTGAGCTGGCGTTACCTCTGCGCACCGATCGCGACCTCGGCACGCATGACGCTCTACTACCAGCTCGAGAAGATCGCCGGCGTCCGGCTGGTCACGCTCTACAACCTTGCCAACGGTGTGCTGTTCTGCTTCCTGGCCGGTGCTATGATCACGGTCTCGGCCACAGCCGTGGGCATCCCCTTCAACATGGACATGCCCGCGTTCGGGCAGTTGATGCCCGACAGCGTGCTCTGGGTCGTGATCGTCGCCGTGGTCGGCATCGTGATCTCGCTCATCGCCGCGGCGGGCTACGACGTGGTGGCACGATTCGCCAATGCCGTCGCGCCGTGGATGGTGCTGGTCTTCCTTGCGTGCATCTTTCTGGCCCTGCCTCAGCTGGGCGTCGCCTCGCTGAGTGAGTTCTGGGACGCCGCCGGCGAACGCATATGGGTCGGCAAGGAAGACAATCGGTTTACCTTCTGGCACATCTTCTTCTTCGCCTGGTTCTGCAACGCTGCGATGCACGTCGGCATGAGTGACCTGAGCGTGCTTCGGTACGCGAAGAAGCCGAGCTACGGCTGGGCGTCAGCGGCGGGCATGTACATCGGTCACTTCATGGCCTGGATCGCGGCGTCGCTGCTCTACGCCGTGCAGCTGTCCGAAGACCCCACCAACACAGCCGTCCTGCCCGGGCCGATGGCCTGGCAGGCCGCGGGACTGGCCGGTGTTGTCTGCGTGATCGTCGCCGGCTGGACCACCGCCAACCCCACGATCTACCGGGCCGGCCTGGCCTTTCAGGCGATCATGCCCAGACAGTCACGTTTCGTGGTCACACTGATCGCGGGGCTCGTGGCCACGGTCGCGGGCGTGTTCCCCGCTTTCGCGATGCGTCTGCTTGATTTCGTGGGAATCTACGGCACGATCCTGGCGCCGATCGGAGCGGTGATCTTCGCCGACTGGTACCTGTCGAAGCGGCTTGGCATTCAGCCCTTCTACGCCGATCGCCAACGGGTCGGTATCAATCTGGCCGTCCTGCTGGCCTGGGCGATTCCCATCGGCGTCTCGATGTACATGATCTTCGGGCAGGGCATCTTTGCCTCGTTCTTCCCGCTCCCCTGCTGGATCGCGACGGGCCTGCTCTTCCTGCTCTTGAGTCGGGTCTTCAACCGGGGGCATGTCACGAACGATGAACCCGCACACGCTGCCGCTGACGGCGACCTTCCGAAGGAGTAA
- a CDS encoding Gfo/Idh/MocA family protein — protein sequence MIRVGVCGLGMMGNTHLDVYSQMEGVEITAVADADPDRLSGKERAGGNIEGQAQGGFDLEQVERFSDAGALIKEGAVDVVDICLPTPAHLRFAVQAMEAGKHVLIEKPVARTLDQAEQLVAAARRASGMTMVAMCMRFWPGWDWLKQAVDQKTYGSVHAATFRRVAAHPGGAFYLNGDACGGAALDLHIHDTDFVQYCFGVPAAVTSRGYSTVTDAVDHITTQYHYDDVPLVTAEGGWAMASSFPFTMQYAVNFEKATAVFDLAAEHPLTLHHAGGDTQAIELDPNMGYQHELAYFIDCIRNGRTPDVVTVEDAATSLTVIEAEVESVRTGRTVTLS from the coding sequence ATGATCAGAGTTGGCGTCTGCGGCCTTGGCATGATGGGCAACACGCACCTGGATGTTTACAGCCAGATGGAAGGGGTGGAGATCACCGCGGTCGCCGATGCCGACCCCGACCGGCTGAGCGGCAAGGAGCGTGCGGGGGGCAATATCGAGGGGCAGGCGCAAGGCGGTTTTGACCTGGAACAGGTTGAACGCTTCAGCGACGCCGGGGCACTCATCAAAGAGGGGGCGGTGGACGTGGTCGATATCTGCCTGCCGACCCCCGCCCACCTGCGATTCGCTGTTCAGGCCATGGAAGCGGGTAAGCATGTTCTGATCGAGAAGCCGGTCGCACGCACCCTCGATCAGGCCGAGCAACTGGTCGCTGCGGCCCGTCGGGCCTCGGGCATGACCATGGTGGCCATGTGCATGCGGTTCTGGCCGGGCTGGGACTGGCTCAAGCAGGCGGTCGACCAGAAGACCTACGGCTCGGTGCACGCTGCAACGTTCCGGCGTGTGGCCGCCCATCCCGGAGGAGCGTTCTACCTCAACGGGGATGCCTGTGGCGGAGCGGCACTCGACCTCCACATCCACGACACCGACTTCGTGCAATACTGCTTCGGCGTGCCGGCGGCCGTGACCAGCCGTGGCTACAGCACCGTCACGGACGCGGTTGATCACATCACCACGCAGTATCACTACGACGACGTCCCGCTGGTCACAGCCGAAGGCGGCTGGGCGATGGCGTCATCCTTCCCGTTCACCATGCAGTACGCGGTTAATTTCGAGAAGGCCACGGCCGTCTTCGACCTCGCCGCGGAGCATCCACTCACGCTTCACCACGCAGGGGGCGACACCCAAGCGATCGAGTTAGACCCCAACATGGGCTATCAGCACGAGCTGGCCTACTTCATCGATTGCATCCGCAACGGCCGGACGCCTGATGTCGTCACGGTTGAAGACGCGGCGACTTCTTTGACGGTGATCGAGGCAGAAGTCGAGAGTGTTCGCACGGGCCGAACCGTCACGCTCTCATGA